A genomic window from Cryobacterium sp. SO2 includes:
- a CDS encoding DUF6112 family protein, with the protein MIDIDPNGTGLPGIDQLRTIVGAVMTIGLVLSVLALIVAAIVWGFGANSSNPHLASRGKTGVLVSCGAAIICGAAVTLVNFFWGVGQAV; encoded by the coding sequence GTGATCGACATTGATCCAAATGGGACGGGCCTACCTGGCATCGACCAACTGCGCACCATTGTGGGTGCGGTGATGACCATCGGCTTGGTCCTCAGCGTGCTCGCCTTGATCGTCGCGGCCATCGTCTGGGGCTTCGGGGCCAACTCGTCCAACCCGCACCTCGCTTCGCGCGGAAAGACCGGCGTGCTCGTGTCCTGTGGTGCGGCCATCATCTGCGGGGCGGCTGTGACGCTGGTCAACTTCTTCTGGGGCGTCGGCCAAGCCGTCTGA
- a CDS encoding conjugal transfer protein TrbL: MSVCDVPVIASVCDAVGEGTASLVAAPFDWLANAMGSAAAWLFESVWAAFDTTTLVDVTDPGYIDVYNVLFGVAVFVTLVLFCLQLITGLIHRDPTALSRAATGLAKSVLGAFVLITITALLLEITDQLTIGIVQASGNTMEGMGDRIALLPAGLTAINVAAPGVGAIVTIFLSALAISAAAIVWFSLLIRKALLLVAIVFGPIALAGATWDAAKGWFAKWVAFVIALILSKLVLVVIFLVAVAQVSAPIDADLASISDPIAGIVLMFIAAFAPYITYKFISFVGFDMYHAMSSEQEAKSALNRPVPVPAAPMADSAKKILGPSGGDEKGATAPTAQTASPSPSAPGPTTASPTGSPGPTAGASSLASSGGASAGAGGAGAAAGVGSAGIVVGAAAAGAAAEAGPRLGNALGQTADTQTQAVGDAAGPSAPTPEPEPMQPRTPTPLADAPAAASRLDRKEV, translated from the coding sequence ATGAGCGTGTGCGATGTGCCGGTGATCGCGAGCGTTTGCGACGCCGTCGGTGAGGGCACCGCTTCACTGGTCGCGGCGCCGTTCGATTGGCTGGCCAACGCGATGGGCTCCGCCGCCGCCTGGTTGTTCGAATCGGTGTGGGCTGCGTTCGACACGACCACACTCGTCGACGTCACCGATCCTGGCTACATCGATGTCTACAACGTGCTCTTCGGCGTCGCGGTCTTCGTCACCCTCGTGCTCTTCTGCCTGCAACTCATCACCGGGCTCATCCACCGCGACCCGACGGCACTATCCCGGGCTGCGACAGGCCTCGCCAAATCTGTACTCGGTGCTTTCGTTCTCATCACCATCACAGCGTTGCTACTCGAGATCACTGATCAACTCACGATCGGCATCGTTCAGGCAAGCGGCAACACGATGGAAGGGATGGGTGATCGCATCGCTCTGCTCCCCGCCGGCCTCACAGCAATCAACGTCGCTGCTCCCGGCGTCGGCGCGATCGTGACGATCTTCCTGTCCGCGCTGGCGATCAGCGCCGCGGCGATCGTCTGGTTTTCACTCCTCATTCGCAAGGCACTTCTGCTCGTGGCGATCGTCTTTGGGCCAATCGCACTCGCAGGCGCCACCTGGGATGCCGCCAAAGGATGGTTCGCGAAATGGGTCGCCTTTGTAATTGCACTCATCCTGTCGAAACTCGTGCTCGTCGTGATCTTCCTGGTCGCGGTCGCGCAGGTCTCGGCCCCGATCGACGCCGATCTCGCCTCCATCAGCGACCCGATCGCGGGCATCGTGTTGATGTTCATCGCCGCGTTCGCGCCATACATCACCTACAAATTCATCAGCTTCGTCGGGTTCGACATGTACCACGCCATGTCGAGTGAGCAGGAGGCGAAGTCGGCCCTGAACCGTCCCGTACCTGTGCCTGCCGCACCCATGGCAGACAGCGCCAAGAAGATCCTCGGCCCGAGCGGAGGCGACGAGAAGGGGGCAACGGCTCCAACCGCTCAGACAGCGAGTCCTTCTCCATCTGCGCCAGGACCCACCACCGCTTCGCCGACAGGGAGCCCCGGCCCCACTGCCGGAGCGTCCAGCCTTGCATCATCAGGCGGCGCCAGTGCTGGAGCTGGCGGCGCGGGAGCAGCAGCCGGGGTGGGCAGTGCAGGAATCGTGGTTGGAGCAGCAGCCGCCGGCGCCGCCGCGGAGGCCGGACCCAGACTCGGCAACGCGCTCGGACAGACTGCTGACACTCAGACACAGGCAGTCGGCGACGCCGCCGGACCGAGCGCACCTACGCCGGAACCCGAACCCATGCAGCCAAGAACTCCCACGCCCCTAGCCGATGCACCCGCCGCGGCATCCCGACTCGACCGGAAGGAGGTTTAG
- a CDS encoding SCO6880 family protein, which yields MDADENRAKYQLSPVQFSRLTKRGIVLSLSLPQLIALSIGMLTLVTALYTAGASGLAWTSPVWVTTAVIAGVSIGGRKLVEWVPVGTRWMWRVAYRQLTYRRRIIRPRPVGTLSLPGDAAALREWNDPESGAVMIHDPHAKSLTAVVAVSHPAFALLDPGEQHRRVTGWGRVLAGACRSGRIARLQVSERTLPDSGTGLAEWWEQHGIDDGGWAAVTYRDLIGRAGPAGERHATTISLSVDLASAARQVRTQGGGMRGAAAVLRQEMTALTGALRSADLSVGTWLTADELARILRTAYDPAVGVDLERHPDVGRSLATAGPVAVTESWDRLRTDSAFHAVLWISEWPRSQVFPGFLSPLVFTNGVLRTLSLHYLPVRADQAARDLRKKKTELISDAHQRRRIGQIEDASSTAEYEDVLQQEAELTAGHGIVRATGLVCVTASTADELEAAVASIEQAAIQSSCETRLLVGQQAQAFTAAALPLCRSV from the coding sequence GTGGACGCCGACGAGAACCGCGCCAAGTACCAGCTGTCCCCCGTTCAATTCTCCCGCCTCACCAAACGCGGCATCGTCCTGAGCCTGTCGCTGCCACAGTTAATTGCGCTGTCGATCGGGATGCTCACTCTCGTAACAGCGCTCTACACAGCTGGCGCCTCCGGCCTAGCGTGGACAAGTCCCGTCTGGGTGACCACCGCGGTCATCGCGGGTGTCTCGATCGGCGGTCGCAAGCTCGTCGAGTGGGTGCCGGTCGGCACACGGTGGATGTGGCGGGTTGCTTACCGCCAACTGACCTATCGGCGCCGAATCATCCGGCCGCGCCCCGTTGGAACGCTGTCCCTTCCCGGCGATGCGGCCGCCCTTCGCGAGTGGAACGATCCCGAGTCTGGGGCGGTCATGATTCACGATCCGCACGCGAAGAGTCTCACCGCTGTGGTGGCCGTGTCGCACCCGGCATTCGCGTTGCTCGACCCCGGTGAGCAGCATCGGAGGGTGACCGGTTGGGGGCGTGTACTAGCGGGCGCGTGCAGATCAGGACGCATCGCGCGACTACAGGTGTCGGAACGCACACTGCCCGATTCGGGCACCGGGCTCGCCGAGTGGTGGGAGCAACATGGCATCGATGACGGTGGTTGGGCTGCAGTGACCTATCGGGATCTCATCGGGAGAGCCGGACCAGCCGGAGAGCGTCACGCCACCACGATTAGCCTCTCCGTCGATCTCGCCTCGGCCGCGCGCCAGGTCCGAACGCAAGGCGGCGGCATGCGCGGTGCGGCAGCGGTACTCCGCCAAGAGATGACGGCCTTGACGGGAGCCCTGCGGTCCGCGGACCTCTCCGTCGGAACCTGGCTCACCGCCGACGAACTCGCCAGGATACTGCGAACCGCTTACGACCCCGCCGTGGGCGTCGACCTGGAAAGGCATCCTGACGTTGGGCGATCGCTCGCCACTGCAGGCCCGGTCGCCGTCACCGAAAGCTGGGATCGTCTGCGCACAGACAGTGCCTTCCACGCGGTCTTGTGGATCAGTGAATGGCCCCGTTCGCAGGTGTTCCCCGGCTTCCTGTCACCCCTCGTCTTCACCAACGGTGTTCTCCGAACGCTTTCGCTGCACTATCTCCCCGTTCGAGCGGATCAGGCTGCCCGCGATCTCCGCAAGAAGAAGACCGAGCTCATCAGCGATGCCCACCAGCGCCGGCGCATCGGCCAGATCGAGGATGCCAGTTCCACCGCGGAGTACGAAGACGTGCTTCAGCAAGAGGCGGAGCTCACCGCCGGCCACGGCATTGTTCGCGCAACCGGTCTCGTGTGCGTGACAGCATCCACTGCCGACGAGCTCGAGGCGGCTGTGGCGTCGATCGAGCAGGCCGCCATTCAGAGCTCATGCGAGACACGCCTACTCGTCGGCCAACAGGCGCAAGCGTTCACTGCCGCTGCGCTGCCCCTCTGCCGAAGCGTGTGA